The genome window GGTGTCCCTGCACTTTCCCCCGCTGAATCTAACTTTTCTTTCCAATGTCCCAGCTCTCTGCGTATTCTCTTTTGTCTGTACTGGGGCACAACTCCTCAGACTCTGAACAGCTGGAGCAAGATAGCCACAAGCACCCTCCCCACCCATCTATAGATAGCTCTGTGTGTTGGCCACGTGTGTCCGCAGATTCTCCAACAGCACACCATGGAAATGGCCACCCTCATGCAGGGGTTTCAGCCAGTCCATGGCTTAGTCCAACAATTTGTGAAGTATTGTAATTGAAGGACATCAGTCTCGTCATGCCTTTGGCATCCTGCTTCCATGTCTGCCAGCTCCAGTGCTATTCCTGTGGTGATGTAACCATAGAGTGACTGTCTCTCTTTTGATCATCAGTGCACTCCAGTGAGTCCAAACACCCTCGCCAGTATTTTCAGCTGTCTcatccctctgaaaatcaggcccctctaAAAGTCTCTCTCCAGGTGGGCACCAAAAATGAAGACACCCCAAATCActaacatttctgaaaatcttggctacTGGTAACAGCTGAGGTCTTCAGATCCAACCCCCTCTCCATCAGCCAAATGATACACCCGGAGAGTTCACATGAAAGCTCTACAGCAGCTGCTACAAATGCACACAGGCCAGGTCCATTTGTAACCCAGGACTGTATACTCAGAAACACGATTGGAAACTCCATGGCAACGCCACTAGGAACTAGGATCGTTCTCAACAATGCCACTTCATTATCCCTTGATCGCTGGATGCGGAGCTCCTGGCACTGCGGTAGAACATCTCAGATGGGAGTGTGGAGTGTTATATGTTCAGTTCTTATGATCAGCAGAGTCTGTACTAGTCCCTGTACAGTCTCTAGATAAATTTGACCAAATAGTGCATGGAGAGATGTTCCAGTCCCAGCAGCTTTGAGGTGTCAGGTTTACACTGTAGGCCAGAGCAGCTGAACAGGATTTTATGCAGAAGAGGCAAAGCACCCAGGCTGTCTTCAAGCTGCCCCCAGACCTGCACAGGACATTGTAACGGACGACTCACAAGTGCAAAGTGTGTGTTGAGATGGGTTGCATTGGCGTGGGTATAATCCTTCAACATCCCGGAGGTCTGTGTTCAACTGTGTAAATGGTTTGTGAGCGAGAAGGAATCTAATGGTCCCACCCCAATCCCTGCTTTCCATACCACAGCATCACCGTACTGTTCAGCATGACTGGCACTCCCTGCTCAGGAGAGGGTCATCTGCAACATGGGGTCATGCTGTAGAAGATTACAGCAGGTGAGTTCCAGCTCTGCCAATTAGCTGCATCGAGTGTTGTTAGACCCTCCAACTGACGAGAATGAAGCCCATTCATAAATAACAATGTTGTAACAAATCCATCCACCTACCCTTAAACTCTGAAGATGATTCTATTCCACAACcatcaaaaaaccaaaacaaccaaaCGGCAATACAGAAGGGTATATGCCCTGGCAAAGAACAATTAAGTCAATGCCCATGAGGTGGGGTAAAGTCCACCCAAGGACATTCATGCAGGTGTGAACATGGTATGTGCTTTCTTCACAGGATGTTGTACTAACAGCATCACACACACATCTGCTGTAACAATGAAGGCTTATTATGCTCTAGTACAGATGGGACCTCAAAATCACGTTCTGCTTCCTATGTCTAAATAAACTGAGCAGGATACGAGACTTAAGTCTGATTAAAGTCACTGGCATGTACTAATTACACCAGCATCATTAAAACACCACCCTTAAGGTTTTTACACTGAGCCATCATCCGTATCTGAGGTGCTGGTTGAAATGCAAGCAGTTGTTACTGCTCTGTGTACAGACACAGCTCAAAGGCAGATCTCAGACTGTCTGCTGTCACCACCTTGTGGCAAAAAGGCTGTATGGCCATTCACTGGTCTAAAGCAACCACACAACCCATTGCACATCAAATCATTTTTAGGGGAGCGATATTCCACTGGCCACTGTCTGGTACGTTTTCCTCAAGGCTTTTATGGGATTCCTATTCCTTTTATGGTGGTGGTGAGTAAAAGATCACAGATTAGATTAGGGTTCCTTTCCATTTTTGTATCTTCTTCTGGAGTAACTCCCTTGGAATAAGGATGCAAAATGTTAACCGGTTAACCGATAAGCATCAGTATTGGTAAAGTATTCCAGTTAACATTTAAGCTCCAGCTGCGGGACTCCGCTGCCGCCCCAcccctggggtcccagctgccagccctgcgctcGGGGGGTCAGCCGTGTCCTGGGCATgcgggggggttccaaagaggatggagctcggctgttctcaatggtggcagatgacagaacaaggagcaatggtctcaagttgcagtgggggaggtctaggttggatattaggaaacagtatttcactaggagggtggtgaagcactggaatgggttacctagggaggtggtggaatttaaggcccagcttcacagccctggctgggatgatttagttggggactgggcctgatttgagcagggtgttgggtctagataccttctgaggtctcttccaaccctaatcttctaggatTCCTTGACccgtggcagcagcagagccccaggtgcacagggcgtgtcataactataaagggaagggtaatagctgtcctgtgtacagtactataaatccctcctggccagagactccaaaatccttttccctgtaaagggttaagaagctcaggtaacctggctggcatctgacctaaaggaccaataaggggacaagatactttcaaatcttgggggggggaaggtttttgtttgtgttctttgtttgggagtgtgttcgttctccgggaatgagagggaccagacatcaatccaggttctccacatctttctaaacaagcctctcctatttcaaacttgtaagtaaatagccaggcaaggcgtgttagttttcctttgtttttctcaacttgtaaatgtaccttttactagagtgtttatctttgtttgctgtactttgaacctgagactagaggggagtcctctgagctctttaagtttgattaccctgtaaggttaatttccatactgattttacagagatgatttttacctttttctttaattaaaaaccttctttttaagaacctgattgatttttccttgttttagatccaaaggggttttggatcttgattcaccaggagttggtgggaggaaggaggggggatggttaatttctccctgttgtagatcccagggggggggttggaactgattcaccaggagttggtgggaggaaggaggggaatggttaatttctccttgttttaagatccaaggggttttggatttgttttcaccagggatttggtgagggtttttcaaggcttcccagggagggaatccattgatggtggcagccgaaccagagctaagctggtagttaagcttagaagtttttcacgcaggcccctacatttgtaccctaaagttcaaagtggggatctcagtcctgacagggCGGCAGCCAGGACCCGTGGTGCGGGGCCAGCAGTGAGCGGAGTCTCGGGGCATGGGggcggcagccaggaccccgggcgtgtggggaggcagtggagccTAGCGGTTAAACTTCTAAGTAGTAAAATTTTAATAGTTTAAGCGtttactatttttaaacattaaacaAGAACAGGCATAAAGACTGAGTCCACAGTCTTCTCAATAGTggcattttcattattttaaacttGGTGGTGGATATTTTTGTgcacttttcctttcccttttataTTTTCAGCGATGGAAATTCCTACTTCCATTTTTCCCTGAGTGAAATGCAGAGAATGAATTAACCCTTGAGCTGACATTTTCCTACCCATCACAGAGGGGGAGACGGTACGGACTGCAAGAAGCACAGCTGAGTTTTGGGACTAAGTTTTCTTGTTTTGAAGCCAActgagcagccagagagcagagAGGCAAAGCACCTCCAAGGTGGAAACACGGTGCAGCCTGCTACATGGACACATCAGTGTAAACGTATTTGGTTCACGGCTGAAAACCACCCTGTTTGTGTACTGAAATTAGCTACTGAGGCAGAACATATCCATTATAGCAGCAACGCACAGCCTGTGGCTCTGGGACCACATGGACTGCTTTAGCCCTGCACGCAGCTCTCATTTTGAGTTGAATGCTTCCCATGACAACTGTGCAACTACGCGCTCCATCAAGAACGCTGGCTAAGTGCGTTCCACCTGCATGTGCCGTTGGAGGGGCAGGGAGTGAAGACACCTGCTCTGATAGGTTAGTTCATAGAACACTGCCAGATTATCATCATCTACACTCCGCATTTGCAGAGGGCTCcttcctcactgcccagcaccttgGATACCCATTCACACCTGTGCAGCATGCAAAGGGACCATAAATGGCACCAAGTCAGAAGGGGGAAATGGCAGCACAAGGCACCAAGCAATCACAACTCTGCCACCCTTGGATGGTGCAACAGCTTCTTAGCTCTTCTAAGTGGATTGGCTCTGCAGGAGAGCATATGACTTACAGTCCCTTCCTGGCCTTAAAACCTCTTATAACCAACATTTTgacgggagggatagctcagtggtttgaccattggcctgctaaacccagggttgtgagttcaatccttgagggggccacttagggatctggggcaaaatcagtacttgatcctgctagtgaaggcaggaggctggactcaatgacctttcaaggtcccctcCACTTCTAgtagataggatatctccattaatccagggcagagaatttcacccagtgagtcTAATAAGTTGAGGtagagcatatttttaaaaagccacatctGATCTCAATTTACAGACTGCAAGTGACAGAAAATCTACCACCTCTCtaagtaagttgttccaatgattaattcccCTGTCAAAAGTTTGCACCTTAGTTCAGTCTAAactgtctagcttcagcttccatccattggatcttgctctgcctttgtctgctaggttgaagagcagggccggcgcaatccattaggtgacctaggcggtcgcctagggcactacaatttggggggtggctcCGCGACAGTATTTCGGTGGCggaaccttccgccgcctctgtggggggcggcatttcgggaagggaccttccgccgcctcggGCGGCAGAGAAGCTGGCGGCGTTCCTGTTGAAGAGCCTTCTActaggtggtcagactagatcataatgGCCCTTTCTGCCATTAGAGTCCATTGATCTGACATGACAGAGCTGGGTACGTCATGTGAGGGAACCAAGAGCAGTAAGAAACATGGAAAATTCACATAAAAGATACtataaagtgttttatttttgataaGAAATTGAGGTATACAGTTATAGGTATGCTTTGCACAGCACGCAGGCTACATGACAAAAATGTCCAACTCAGCTGGAAAAGGCACTGCTTGGAGAATACAAGGCTCCCACAAGCTTCATTTTGTCACTGGAAAGAAACCCTTGCTGTACAGAGATACAAAGAAATAGCTGGTAACAACACAGGAGGCCTGAAATTACTCACTTTATGAGGAGACCGTACAAGTTTTTCCGCACACAGCACAGGACaagcctggctggctggctgagagcaTACAGTAAATTCCCAGGGAGAGCACAGGAGGGGGGTATTACTGAGCCCACGCGGGCAGGCGTTAGACATGAGAAGAAGCCCAATGGGACACAGGAAGGAACCGAGAAAAATGCTGCTGAAATCATGAAAGAGGTGGGGGGCGGGCGAAGAGCACAGTAACAGCACACTTGACAACATGAGGAAGAACCCATTAAACTGCAGGGTGTTCTGTTCAAATTTAGAGGAAAAACATACTGCTGAACTCTGACAGTTACGGCTCCCCTTTTTCTTAAACAGACCTATCGGAGACCTCGCAGAACCATGGGCCAGATTAAAACTGCAAGACAGAAGTCTACCTGATGCACACTATGAACAAAATATCGCATGTAGCCGACTCTGAACAGTGAGAGTGTCAAAGGTTTCATATTTGTGAAGTGTTTTCTCAGACGGCCATTGCACTCTCTTCTGCCCACACTGCAGTTAATGTAACAGCTCCCCATGCCACAATGGCTGACAGAAGGGGGTACCCCACTATTCTACGTCCATGTGCCCTTGCCGAGTGTGACATTTCAGTCCCACGGGAGAGTGTCACCTGCATGCAGCTGTACAGGTTCACTTGGGAGATTTGATGGTGACGCAGAATTAAGGGGAAGAGCAAAGAGTCCGATGACCTTTATAATGGCTGGTCAGTTTTGGCATGTCTGAAACCAGGGATGAAGTCAGGCCCTGTAACGGTTCCAATGTGCACCAGGCCAGGagtggagggggaaagaaagaatATGCCATTCTGCTCCCCCTATGCAGCTGCAAAACACCCTCAAGCCTAAACAAGCAGCTCCACGCTTTGAAAAGTTCTTCTTGCAAAGCAGGAAACTCCCCAAATACTGTTTAGATTTGCCCTGATTTGAGTGAGTTTAACATGGGAGAAAGGTGCTGAATGACAGCTCTATAAAATGAAGTGTCCTGTTTAGAGAGAACAGGTACATGACAGGCAGTGCACGCTTTCCCTTGCAGCCCCACTAAACAGAACCCAACCAGCTTTGGGGTTGCCAACGTAGTTCAGTCTTTATATATTTTAGCCACTGACCTCTCTGCCAAGAATTGCTATTAAAGGTGCCAGCTGTGACACGGGTCTGTGTTCTGGTAAAAATACCCTTTATTATGAATATGAAATGCATTTTTGTACCAGTttgaaatgttaaaaaattacTATTTGATTTTCCCTCCAGAACTGCACATTCTGTGCACAATCTGCAGCCCTCACAAAGTGCAGGTTACACCACTGAAATGTCCTCCTTGTAAACAGATACTACTACAGTGAGAAGAAAACAACCACTTGAACATAGGATGCGGTACAGACTATAGCTGTTATAGATACagcacttaaaaaacaaacattgagGGAAGACATTTTTGCTGCCACCTAAAACAATGCTTGGCCTCTTCAATCTAAATTAAACATTTAGAGAGTGAGTATATTGTCCTGGCATCCCAGCTACACCAAGAACCGAATCCTTACCTCACTTCATTTTGACCAGTTATATCAGTGCCTGGTCAGGAGAATGACTATAGTATTGCTACCCAGTTGTGCTTAAAACCCAGACGCAGAGCTAACACcaagaagaggaggaagtggtAGCTTGGCTAGAAAGAGATGTTTCCTGTGAGTGTTCTCTTGGTTTGGTGAGCTCGCCACTTACTGCAGTCCTTTGGAGTGGTTTTATTAATAAACAATTTTCCAGTGGGTTGGCTGTTCacagtttctctctttctcaccACAAAATCGGTTGTAAGTGGTCTTAGGGTCAAATCCCAGGATCTCCCTTTCCTCGTGAATCCGGAAGGAAAATGTTGAAACTGAGGTGCCTGTAAAATACCTGTGAAGGAAAACAGAACTGGTTATTGGAGAAGGGTTTGTTTTTAAGATAAAAATAATGGCCTTATCAATGTATAATCTGTTTATAATGAGTTATCTGTAATCAGAAACACAGACATTACTGCATCTCATTCAGTCGCATTATTTAGGTCTGCAAGATTCAATAATTTTAAACTCTGACTTCACATACAAACCTAACAGACACGGACAAAAATCAAACTAGCTACCTAGCATGTGCACAGATCCACTGGTCAATAATTGCTATTCCTCCATCTTTGTAGAGTTCTAGCTCCTCCCAAGTGGGTTCAAACCTCACCATCTCAGGCAGTAATTTCTTGAGCTCTTCAGTctctgagagaaaaaaaaaataccataaGCCACCCGGCACAGTACCGTTCGAGAAAACGACTAACTTCGTCCTATACCTACATTCCACTGAACAGCTGTACAAGACTGGCAGAAAGATTACAAAGCAGAGGAAGCTCATAACGGACGTAGGATTTGTAAAACACTTCTTGCTACATGACTGGGCGGGTTTGGGGACAGGTGCCAATGAAGGCGTGTTAGACACACATTGCATGGATGAGATAGCAAATGCTGATGGAGTGAGGGGGCCTGGAATTGATGGGCCTGGGAAACAGGTGGTACCACTAGTCTCACTTTCTAACCCTACAGAAGCAACAGACGGAGAATGATTGCACATCTAGGTTATATGCCACAATGGCCTCCCCTCTCAGTGCTTTTTTAATGTCACCCGTGGAATCATATAAAGAAAAGTTGCAGTGGAAATgggaaagaagaggaagaaaagacAAAAATAGCCACCCCTTACCAGGAGAGACTATTCAAAACAATGTGAGATGTTTTCCTGTGAATTTAATGCATATTAAAGGTGCTACTTTGACTGGTCTGGAAAAAGAGTCTTATGCTTtcccagaacaggtacagcatggaCAGAACCTCCCTCCTTTACCAATGGGCCTCATCCCTACCCATAAGAGGCCAATACTATGGCTGATGAGAGTTCAATCTCCTCACCCATATACTCTGATCTCCCAAAGCTGCCGGTTAAAGCTAGTCATGATGATAGCTATGTCGATATCTGCTCCTGGGAACTGGACCAGAGCATCACGCTTGTTTCATGCAGATGGCCAAACAGCCTGCGTGAAACACCCAGTGACTACTTTCTAGCCACTACCTatttgggctggatttgaacggTCAGCATGGAGAAGAAAGGCTCCAGCCCCCCTTTTAATTTCCTGAGCTGTTCAGTCTCCCAGGAAGGCTATCAATATTCAATAATCCATGAATATGAAGTGACAACTGTTGCCACAATGACCAATCTCTATTGTGAAGTACGACCAAGGATTAGACAGGGTTGGAAAGCTGCATACCTTCCACAATGGCATCAGTAGCTATGAAAACTCTCTTAAGTTTATGCTGTTCCATGAGGCTGCGGATTTTCTTCACTGCTCCATGAAGGCTTGGCACATCTTCTCTGTGACCCCAGATGAAGTCTTTTCTTCTGAGGTGAACCCCAAGGTATGGCCCGCCAACAGCAGTGCCCAGCTTTACCTGTCAGAGAACAATCAGCACATGGTGTAATCAAAATACGCTGGTATCAACTCGGAATGAAAAGGGTCTTGAGTACATGAACACTTGCGCTGCAGTACGTAAAGCGTTGTGTTAATCCAACTAAAGCGAGGTGTTGTAAGGTGTGCGTTGACAATATTTTGTAGCACTTACAGCTGATTACTGTGTTTTGATATCTGGCAGcaatgaataaataaaacaggCAAGACGGAGAGAGCGGTTTATAAAGATCTCAAATTTATCATCCAAGAGGGTTCTCGTTATAGATAATAGGCCGAATAGACCAAAGGGAACAAGCAGCCCGTCATGGAAGTGGATGTGGCAAACTGTGCTCAAAGCGGCACCCTGGgatccccatattcaccactgtcctaGAACTATGATGTGTTCTGTACAGCGTATGCCTTgcgaggtatcattttaaaaggctTGATCTGTTGACCATTAATATCCTGTGGATTGTGTGTGCTGTCAATGTATGGGAAGTTAAggagttttgctatgtgtgtgttactgaaatatgttgtgaggctgggaacacccacaaccagcctttcaggtgcaacaatggaggaGCCAGATGCTGCTGCCAGCCCATTAAAGGACTCCACACTTCCAAGGACTATCGCAGGAACCgtatacaatggagacttctcagagatagcacagcgacaatggagactgcttcaCTCACCTCATAGCAAAGGATCTtcccagcaagctggaagaaactataaaagaggggaagtgacatcatcacttggcctcactccccctcaACTCAACATGTGGAAACATCtgaaagactgaactggggaggcA of Chrysemys picta bellii isolate R12L10 chromosome 11, ASM1138683v2, whole genome shotgun sequence contains these proteins:
- the POFUT2 gene encoding GDP-fucose protein O-fucosyltransferase 2 isoform X3, encoding MYSKDKHEYYRGWFWGYEETRGLNVSCLSVQGSASIIAPVLLKNTSARSVMLDRAENLLHDHYGGRDYWNTRRSMVFAKHLRVVGDEFRRKYLHSTDEADRTDYNEDWTQMKVKLGTAVGGPYLGVHLRRKDFIWGHREDVPSLHGAVKKIRSLMEQHKLKRVFIATDAIVEETEELKKLLPEMVRFEPTWEELELYKDGGIAIIDQWICAHARYFTGTSVSTFSFRIHEEREILGFDPKTTYNRFCGEKERNCEQPTHWKIVY